Part of the Oscillospiraceae bacterium genome is shown below.
GTCTCAAACACCGTAAATCCATTTGGTAGAGGAAGTCGGTCATGGCTACAGAGAAAAAAGTGGAACAGATCACAGCCCGAGACGTCGATTTTGCCCAGTGGTATACGGACGTCGTCAAAAAAGCTGAACTCATTGACTACTCCAGCGTGAAGGGCTGTGTGATCCTGCGGCCATATGCCTACGCGCTCTGGGAGAACATCCAGCGCACGCTGGACGGCATGTTCAAAGAGACAGGCCACGAAAACGTCTCTATGCCGCTTTTTATCCCCGAATCGCTGCTCCAAAAGGAGAAGGACCATGTCGAGGGCTTCGCCCCCGAGGTGGCGTGGATCACACACGGCGGCGGTGAGCTTCTGACGGAGCGCCTGTGCGTGCGCCCGACTTCCGAAGTGCTCTTCTGTGAGCATTACGCCCACATCATCCAGTCTTGGCGCGATTTGCCGAAGCTCTACAACCAGTGGTGCAGTGTCGTGCGGTGGGAAAAGACCACGCGCCCCTTTCTCAGGAGCCGCGAATTCTGGTGGCAGGAGGGGCATACGATTCACGCCACCCGCGAAGAGGCCGAGGAAGAGACGCTCCGGATGCTGAACGTCTACGCGACGTTTGCCGAGGAGAGCCTCGCCATGCCGGTTGTGAAAGGCCAAAAGACCGCGTCGGAGCGCTTCGCCGGCGCCGAAAACACCTACACAATCGAGTGTATGATGCATGACGGCCAGGCGCTGCAGTCGGGGACCTCCCATTTCTTTGGAGACGGCTTCGCCCGCGCTTTCAACATCCAGTTCACCGACCGAAACAACACGCTGCAGTACCCGTTTCAGACCTCTTGGGGGCTCTCCACCCGGATCATCGGCGGCATCATCATGACCCACGGCGACGACAATGGGCTGATTCTGCCGCCGCGCATCGCGCCGGTGCAGGTCGCGGTGATCCCCGTGGCAGCCCACAAGCCGGGCGTTCTTGAGGCGGCCCGGGCGCTGCTCGCGCGACTGCACTCGGCGGGGCTGCGCGCCCGGCTGGACGACAGCGACCAGAGCCCCGGCTGGAAGTTTGCCGAACACGAGATGAAGGGCGTGCCGCTGCGCGTCGAATTGGGCCCGCGCGATCTCGCGGAAAACCAGTGTGTGCTGGCACGCCGGGACACCGGCGCGAAACAGGCGGCGCCTCTGGAGGGAACGGACTTGGCCGCGGCGGCCCTGCTGGAGGAGATTCAGGCGCATCTGCTGAGGGCCGCGCGGACAAACCTGCAGGAGCGCACCCAT
Proteins encoded:
- the proS gene encoding proline--tRNA ligase, with amino-acid sequence MATEKKVEQITARDVDFAQWYTDVVKKAELIDYSSVKGCVILRPYAYALWENIQRTLDGMFKETGHENVSMPLFIPESLLQKEKDHVEGFAPEVAWITHGGGELLTERLCVRPTSEVLFCEHYAHIIQSWRDLPKLYNQWCSVVRWEKTTRPFLRSREFWWQEGHTIHATREEAEEETLRMLNVYATFAEESLAMPVVKGQKTASERFAGAENTYTIECMMHDGQALQSGTSHFFGDGFARAFNIQFTDRNNTLQYPFQTSWGLSTRIIGGIIMTHGDDNGLILPPRIAPVQVAVIPVAAHKPGVLEAARALLARLHSAGLRARLDDSDQSPGWKFAEHEMKGVPLRVELGPRDLAENQCVLARRDTGAKQAAPLEGTDLAAAALLEEIQAHLLRAARTNLQERTHTAASLEEMRHIAQTEGGFVKTMWCGSGACEEKVREVTGMKSRCIPFVQELLGDTCACCGAKTDTMIYWGFQY